ACATTTTAACCCCACTAAAGCCTTAACAATGTCAAGGTGAAATAGCACACAGGGCTACAACACCAATTCTGAGCAAGAACATCATCATTCATTGATAGCTTGTAGTTCAACAttatctcaaatacaaaatgtcttattttaattgatcTTAATCATTTTATTGTGCCAGTTTGTTATTGATTTTGGTTGACGTTGTATGTAGCAGTCGAGAGAAGGAAGATAGATTTTAGGAAGCTTAAGCCTGCTTCTTACTGGTAACATTCTCCATTAGTATACGGTGTGCCCAAGGATCTCAAGGTGCTGTATAAGCATAGCAAATATATAAAAGGTGCTAGaatttgttttaatttctccATATCTTGCTGTATTTAAAAAGAAACGAAGAGATCTCCATGGAAACTTTAATCTCCAATGGTAGTTAGAATAGACTTATACGACAATAGTAAGCAACCGgaaacaagaagaaagagTTCCAATGAGAACAACCTGAATTGGCATAAAAACGGCCTGCAAATGCACAATGGTCAAATCAGAAACCGAGAGATGGTCAAATCAGCATTACTGTTGTAGATCCACTTCAGTGTATTCAACATATAGAAGATAGATGATCAATGCATTTAAGTCCAAAATAAGCATGTAACAAATCATAGCTTGCAcagaaccataaaagatacaGGATTTAGTGGAACTTCGTAATCATCAGAAACTATAGAACTTGATCTTCAGAACGGATTCTATATGCATTTCCGGatgttttttactttttatttttgaaagaaAAGGTGAAATATTTCCTGATGTTTGGAGGCTTACaacaaatttaaaataaagaaaagtaATGAATATGTGCGCAGCAGAATGTTCAAGACTCCAAATTGATGGTCTCATTAAACCTGCGGCGGTCATGTGACGTTTTCAAATCCTCCAATCATTGGTTTCAAAATCATCCCAGTATATTGGTCATATTCATCTTTTCACTAAGGATATCAAAGAGAATGGATCATATTCATTTcctaacaaacaaacaaaagaacttgtATCAGTAAGACTGATCAGAATAAGATGTAAAGCCCTTACAACTCGTATCAGTCTATTCTAACTACCATTTGAGATAAAAGTTTCCTCAAGCACACAGATCTTCCAGTAGTGTCTCCATCACATTTGGGGGATGCAGGTTTTCTTTGCCAACACATCATGCCAACTGAAATAATGTCATAAGCATATCAGGTAATTTAGTAGATAAACGAGCAAAAGCAGGTCAAGATTCAAATTGTGCTCGATGAAAACTTCCAAGTCTTGATTTTTACCAAGTTACAACCAGGAAAAGGAACAAATGGTAGTTATGCATATTGCAAGAATTTGCAGTCAAAAGCACCCGGCCATGCGATAGGATGAGATGCACCAACAAGACTACAAGATGGGAAAAGAACAGAAAAAATGCATAAACCTAAAGAAGACCAGAACAGAAACAGAGATAATCAGGAAACCTAATAGGGTAGAGATACGGGATTAAAAAATGTTGTGACATGCTTAAAACAAGGATATTTTGTTAAGTTACAAAACTTCATCAAGCAATCAACCCCTTTCCTAAGAAGATGGAATAAAAAACTACTTTTCACCGCTTTACAAATTGCTGTCAGGATCAGCAAATGCATAAGGATAGTAGATATCTTTTTATTAGAAAACAGGTGGTAGATAGCGTAATACGGTTTCTGCAAACAATGGCAAATATAGCCGAAAATGGTAACTTAAAAGTCATACATCACATAATCTAGAACTGGAATTCTCTTCTATatctttcttattcttttctctcttaaacCACAGATCttaaaatttcataaaacaAGATGCATGTTCATTGTTTTATTTCCCTCAAAGACTGTTGGAGAGCAACAATATACTGTTTAGGAAAACAGATTTTACAGGTACTTTTTTGTTCTTAAGAAGAAGAGCTTCAGGATTCCTTTAAGAGAGGAAAACACAGTTTGTCCTATGCATATCACCTCATAAAACCAACACAAGATAGGGTATCTATAACATAGTCAATCACAAAATTATTAAGCAGGCAAATATATTTCCACGCTGAATATCTAGAACATAAAGCAAACCTATCAGAATGTTGTTGCAGAAGTCAAGACGACTTTCTCTACACACAAGTCTTCTTGTCTGGTGAAGATCTTCCCCTGCTTCTGGAGCGATTAGATCCTTCTCTAGAGTTCTCACCAAAATTATGCCTAACATCAGCTTGTGTTCTCCTAGAAGTTGCAGATGGGACTCTGTTTCCTCTCCTACCAGGGTATTCTCCACCTGACCTCCCTCTCTCAGCATTATCGGATCCCCAATCTCTTCTTTGACTCGAACCTCCTCTTCCAGCACTTAAGGAAGGTCTTGTAACATCAAAATTAGACTTGCTAGCTCTTCTTCCTCTAGTATTAGCATCGTTCATTACAATGCTTGTCAtcctatcttcttcttcctcatcatcgtcttcatcctcctcctcatcctcTCCACCATCAACCTCATCATGCTCGACTTCACCCTCAGACGAATCACGCAACTCCCCTCCCAGCTCTTCCACATTTTCATCGTCATCGTCCTCATCTACATCCTCCCCTTTAACATCCTCATCTCCCTtcgtcctcttcctcttcttctccttcgaACTAACCCCTTTATCATCTTCTTTCACAGCATTCATCAGATGAATGTACTCGCTTCTTATATCCATCAGCGGATGATTCTCGATAATGGCACCCCTCTTATACCCCTCTCTCAACACAACAGTATGAGTCCTGTTCTTGCTCGAAACATACAATATCCCCGGATGGTTAAGCAACGCCCTCTTAAACCTTGATCGTATCCCCAAATACTCCCCAAGAGCCAATACATTCTCCTTATCAGTCTTCTTCGGCACCAAAATATGCAGCAGCTCATGCAGAACCGCAACTGCCCACTTATCCGATTCGTCACTCTGCGACGAAAGATGAGCTGCATTCTCATAAGGAGACACATACGGCAGCTTCTGCCACTCATCAATccacttcttcatcttcttatcCATCTCAAACCCTCTCGAAAACTGCACCGGAAACGCAGCCGGCACTGCCCCTTTGGCTTTGGCTTTCTTCTCCATGACAGAAGTGGCCAGCTCATCACTCCAGCACACCATCTCCAGCTCCGGCTTCCCGGTCACAACTTTAAAATAATCCGGAAACTCCGGCACGATTGACTCCACATAATTCTCGGGTAGGCCCAGATCCCATTTGAAAAGGTCGACGACGTTGAGAGGGAGTCTGTTGCTCCTGACCAGCATTAACAGCTTGAAGAGGCGGTCGGCGGCTTGGTGGGAGTAGGAGTGGGTCTGGTACATGAGCTGTTCTCTGGCGTCGATGTCGAGGAGCTGCGGAGTGAGGCGGAGGTGGGGGTGGACGGAGGAGAGGCCGGCGGGGAGGAACTCTTGGAAGATGGAGGGGAATTGGCGAACGAAGTCGACGGGGCGGGTGGGGATTTGGAGGGAGTGGCGGGATTTGGTGAGGAGGGAAATGGGGAGGGATTTGGAGGGCTCTGATTTGATCAGGTTCTTGATGTTCATGATTGGCCGGAGGTTTTTCTCCCGCTCCACTACGTGGTCGAGGCCGCGGTCGCGGACCCGgtttgtggtggtggtggtgtcgGTGAAGAAGGTTCGGTGGGTGATGTGGCGGCGGTGGGCGGAGCGGAGGGTCAAGTGGAAAGGAGGCATTGGTTCTGTGCGCTCTTTGTTTTTGGCAGAGGTCTGTTGAGGGTTTTTAGTAGGGTTTTAGCCTCCTGAGCCATGACTACTGACTTGACTTGGTTTATTTATTGGTccttttttcacttttttttttctcattttctttttgggcAGTAAGTTCAGGACATCAAGAATTTGGCCGCTTCTTTTTACGACATTGAGTTCACACGTGTTTTGACAAAGTAAATTTTATCctacaaacaaaaaaagttgTTACGGgtgaattattattttattattctgTGTGTCTTAGTTTTAataggttttctgttagaggCAACCActagaaaaaataaatcataacccTGAAATCTCAGTCTCCGAAAGCCTTTTCTTTTTAGAATTGCCAGAAAAATTCAAAGCAATTCCCGACAATTTGTTGTCGGCAACAACAGCAAAATAGGGACGAAGCTGCTATGGGCACCCAGATCTCTTTTTTAGGCACCCATCCTCTTCCTCCGACCTGCAATGGTCACCCCAGACGGCACCGCCCCTTCTCCAAAGCTGCACTACTGCCCTCGCACGCCGGCGTCGTGCCTTGCCCACGTAGCGGCAAAGTTGACGAAGGACAACAACGGCGGCCCAAGCCTCAAAGCCATGATTACTCCACGTCGGCGAACCTGCAAGATCTGCTTCGATTG
This is a stretch of genomic DNA from Argentina anserina chromosome 4, drPotAnse1.1, whole genome shotgun sequence. It encodes these proteins:
- the LOC126791028 gene encoding protein WHAT'S THIS FACTOR 9, mitochondrial, giving the protein MPPFHLTLRSAHRRHITHRTFFTDTTTTTNRVRDRGLDHVVEREKNLRPIMNIKNLIKSEPSKSLPISLLTKSRHSLQIPTRPVDFVRQFPSIFQEFLPAGLSSVHPHLRLTPQLLDIDAREQLMYQTHSYSHQAADRLFKLLMLVRSNRLPLNVVDLFKWDLGLPENYVESIVPEFPDYFKVVTGKPELEMVCWSDELATSVMEKKAKAKGAVPAAFPVQFSRGFEMDKKMKKWIDEWQKLPYVSPYENAAHLSSQSDESDKWAVAVLHELLHILVPKKTDKENVLALGEYLGIRSRFKRALLNHPGILYVSSKNRTHTVVLREGYKRGAIIENHPLMDIRSEYIHLMNAVKEDDKGVSSKEKKRKRTKGDEDVKGEDVDEDDDDENVEELGGELRDSSEGEVEHDEVDGGEDEEEDEDDDEEEEDRMTSIVMNDANTRGRRASKSNFDVTRPSLSAGRGGSSQRRDWGSDNAERGRSGGEYPGRRGNRVPSATSRRTQADVRHNFGENSREGSNRSRSRGRSSPDKKTCV